In Desulfovibrio sp. 86, the following proteins share a genomic window:
- a CDS encoding CBS and ACT domain-containing protein, whose amino-acid sequence MPVQNWMTTDVVSVTPETSLLKVGKLMKDHHVRRLPVLDDAGRVVGIISDRDVRDASPSKATTLDMYEMHYLLAELKAKNIMTANPLTVKPSDTVEQAALLMLDHKVGGLPVVEENGTLVGIISDHDVFKALVDITGARLGGLQFAIELPDQPGTARPIFDVLRAHNARLLSVLTKSNDDGNRHLFIRVRDLSNKAAEDSLMEEVAKLGRVLYCIRQDG is encoded by the coding sequence ATGCCTGTTCAGAACTGGATGACCACCGATGTTGTCAGCGTCACCCCGGAGACGTCTCTGCTCAAGGTCGGCAAACTTATGAAGGACCATCACGTCCGCCGTTTGCCCGTTCTTGATGATGCGGGACGTGTCGTTGGCATTATCTCTGACCGTGACGTGCGTGACGCCTCTCCCTCCAAGGCCACCACGCTCGACATGTATGAAATGCACTACCTGCTGGCCGAGCTGAAAGCCAAAAACATTATGACTGCTAACCCCCTTACCGTCAAACCTTCCGACACGGTGGAGCAGGCCGCCCTGCTCATGCTTGACCACAAGGTCGGCGGACTGCCGGTGGTGGAAGAAAACGGAACGCTGGTAGGCATCATTTCTGACCACGACGTTTTCAAGGCTCTGGTGGACATCACCGGCGCACGCCTTGGCGGTCTTCAGTTCGCCATCGAACTGCCGGATCAGCCGGGCACGGCGCGCCCTATCTTTGACGTGCTGCGCGCTCACAACGCGCGCCTGCTGTCGGTACTTACCAAAAGCAATGACGATGGCAATCGTCACCTTTTCATACGAGTGCGTGATCTCAGCAATAAAGCCGCTGAAGACAGCCTTATGGAAGAAGTTGCAAAGCTTGGCCGAGTGCTGTATTGCATCCGTCAAGATGGTTGA